A region from the Penaeus monodon isolate SGIC_2016 chromosome 17, NSTDA_Pmon_1, whole genome shotgun sequence genome encodes:
- the LOC119583692 gene encoding uncharacterized protein LOC119583692, with amino-acid sequence MATETESLDILEERVKRLEEKIFGPLPKDAEYPEVVSTLASLGGQLGSALGTRDRMMMVMKRLEELERYLDPAYGESFELSDNVKLDLVLTREEQLRNQHQQLNTLHSLKHVLDSQHISDTPNLSDELIQIANKHSQDEEAATAQSMQIKNMLDQYNAIINTLTETFIKMDEIVTKAEIAALPKKAED; translated from the exons ATGGCGACCGAAACCGAAAGTCTAGACATCCTGGAAGAGCGAGTGAAAAGGCTCGAGGAGAAGATATTTGGCCCTCTACCCAAAGATGCAGAATATCCAGAG gttgtGTCCACACTTGCTTCCTTGGGTGGCCAGTTGGGCAGTGCCCTTGGGACTAGAGACaggatgatgatggtcatgaagAGAT TGGAAGAATTGGAGCGGTACCTTGACCCAGCATATGGAGAGTCTTTTGAATTATCTGATAATGTGAAGCTGGACCTAGTGCTGACCCGGGAAGAGCAGCTCCGAAACCAGCATCAGCAGCTCAATACGCTACACTCACTCAAGCATGTTCTTGACTCGCAGCACATTAGTG ATACACCCAACCTGAGTGACGAACTTATCCAGATAGCTAACAAACACAGCCAGGATGAAGAAGCTGCCACTGCACAAAGCATGCAGATTAAGAATATGCTGGACCAGTATAATGCTATT ATCAACACCCTCACAGAGACATTCATCAAAATGGACGAGATTGTGACGAAGGCCGAAATAGCTGCCCTGCCCAAGAAAGCTGAAGATTGA